In Strigops habroptila isolate Jane chromosome 7, bStrHab1.2.pri, whole genome shotgun sequence, the following are encoded in one genomic region:
- the STOX2 gene encoding storkhead-box protein 2 isoform X2 — protein MKKTRSTTLRRAWPSSDFSDRASDRMRSRSEKDYRLHKHFPPAFISQASRGYMTSGDVSPISMSPISQSQFIPLGEILCLAISAMNSARKQVTQEALMEHLTTCFPGVPTPSPEILRHTLNMLVRERKIYPTPDGYFIVTPQTYFITPSLIRTNSKWYHLDERIPDRSQCTSPQQGTITPSTSACVRDRTLPKNHCDSCHCCREDMHSMHASTLQRKSAKDCKDSYCPPSLCQVPPTEKSKSTVNFSYKAETLTKPKDVEKQSKKFGLKLFRLSFKKDKTKQLANFSAQFPPEEWPLRDEDTPTTIPREVEMEIIRRINPDLTVENVMRHTALMKKLEEEKAQRSKAGSSAHHSGRSKKSRNHRKSHGKSRSHSKTRVSKGDPSDGSHLDIPAEREYEFFDPLTRSPREGCFIIEHKGDNFIMHSNPNMIESHFPMTPEWDVSGELAKRRTEMPFPEPSRGSSHSKVHRSHSHTQDRRSRNERSSKAKERSRSMDNSKGPLGSAALGTPEDMGEGCSPDDQTTSQTYIDDSTLRPSQSLSHQRALISSASYKETCIPEKASGSVETPSSCSLLDQSKPTENLPSYSELNSGTTKSAVDDYFQCNTSSETVLTAPSPLGKNKEDHDTLTGTDGLKKMTPTERQSQHIAREPGVHKEEPPKGPSSGSAVAGQTPEVIANGRLVQHHSAESSSLDKRKEIFSKDTLFKPLHNTLSVNSYHKSSTPLLKPHQKTPSDTLPVRCEKLEQAIVTSVTQVMPVSQRQQETTGNQEASFDYYNVSDDDDSEEGTNKNAEEEKNRDDVGTMQWLLEREKERDLQRKFEKNLTLLTPKETDNSNNQRATHSARLDSMDSSSITVDSGFNSPRTRESLASNTSSIVESNRRQNPALSPAHGGAGPTFNFRATADPPTSEAEKLQKPANCLQASVTSV, from the exons GTGATGTATCACCCATCAGCATGTCTCCTATCAGTCAGTCACAATTTATTCCGCTTGGGGAAATCCTTTGCCTGGCCATCTCAGCAATGAACTCAGCCCGAAAACAAGTCACACAAGAAGCACTAATGGAGCACCTAACAACCTGCTTCCCAG GAGTTCCAACACCCAGTCCAGAAATCCTTCGACATACCTTGAATATGCTTGTACGGGAGAGGAAAATATACCCAACTCCGGATGGCTATTTCATTGTAACCCCACAGACTTACTTTATAACACCATCTCTCATACGAACTAACAGTAAATGGTACCATTTGGATGAGAGGATACCTGACAGGTCTCAATGTACCTCTCCGCAGCAAGGAACTATAACTCCCTCCACCTCGGCATGCGTCAGGGACCGAACACTACCCAAAAACCACTGCGACTCCTGCCACTGTTGCAGAGAAGACATGCACAGCATGCATGCATCTACCCTACAGAGGAAATCAGCAAAAGACTGTAAAGACTCATACTGTCCTCCTTCATTATGTCAAGTCCCACCTACTGAGAAAAGTAAAAGTACTGTCAATTTTTCTTATAAAGCAGAGACACTCACAAAGCCTAAGGATGTAGAAAAGCAGTCTAAGAAATTCGGACTCAAATTATTCCGATTAAGTTTTAAGAAGGACAAGACAAAACAGTTGGCAAATTTCTCTGCCCAGTTTCCTCCAGAGGAGTGGCCGCTAAGGGACGAGGACACTCCTACCACTATACCTAGAGAGGTAGAAATGGAGATTATCAGGCGCATTAACCCAGACTTGACTGTGGAAAATGTCATGAGGCACACTGCACTAATGAAGAaacttgaagaagaaaaagctcaaCGAAGCAAAGCAGGATCTTCAGCTCACCACAGTGGACGAAGTAAAAAGAGCAGGAATCACAGAAAGTCTCATGGGAAATCGAGGTCACACAGCAAGACTCGGGTGTCCAAAGGAGACCCATCAGATGGCTCTCATTTGGATATACCTGCTGAAAGGGAATATGAGTTCTTTGATCCCTTGACTCGATCCCCACGGGAAGGCTGTTTTATAATAGAGCACAAGGGAGATAATTTTATAATGCACAGCAATCCTAACATGATTGAATCTCACTTTCCCATGACACCAGAGTGGGACGTGTCTGGCGAGCTGGCCAAAAGAAGAACTGAAATGCCTTTCCCTGAACCTTCCAGGGGAAGCTCCCACTCCAAGGTCCATCGGAGCCACAGCCATACACAGGATAGAAGATCAAGGAATGAGCGGTCCAGTAAGGCTAAAGAAAGGTCTAGATCCATGGATAACTCCAAGGGACCTCTGGGCTCAGCTGCTTTAGGCACGCCTGAAGATATGGGTGAAGGCTGTAGCCCAGATGACCAAACAACTAGCCAAACTTATATTGATGATAGTACCTTAAGGCCATCTCAGTCACTCAGTCATCAAAGGGCTCTGATTTCATCTGCAAGCTACAAAGAGACTTGCATCCCTGAAAAAGCTAGTGGCAGTGTAGAAACACCCAGTTCTTGTAGCCTATTGGATCAAAGCAAGCCTACAGAGAATTTGCCATCATATAGCGAGCTCAACTCCGGCACAACAAAATCTGCAGTCGATGACTATTTTCAGTGCAACACATCCAGCGAGACTGTGCTTACTGCTCCATCACCACTGGGAAAGAATAAAGAGGATCATGATACGCTAACAGGGACAGATGGGCTCAAAAAAATGACTCCCACAGAAAGACAATCTCAGCATATTGCTAGGGAGCCTGGGGTGCACAAAGAGGAGCCCCCAAAGGGCCCAAGCAGTGGTTCAGCAGTTGCTGGCCAAACTCCAGAGGTGATTGCAAATGGGCGGCTTGTTCAGCATCATAGTGCTGAATCAAGCAGCCTtgataaaaggaaagaaatatttagcaAGGATACACTCTTTAAACCTCTGCACAACACTCTTTCTGTGAATAGTTATCATAAGTCTAGCACACCCCTGCTAAAGCCCCATCAAAAGACCCCCTCTGACACATTGCCAGTCAGATGTGAGAAACTTGAACAAGCGATAGTAACCTCAGTCACACAAGTCATGCCCGTTTCACAGAGACAGCAAGAGACAACTGGAAACCAGGAGGCCTCCTTCGACTACTACAACGTATCTGATGATGACGACTCAGAGGAAGGAACCAACAAAAATGCcgaggaagaaaagaacagggATGATGTTGGTACGATGCAGTGGCTcctagagagagaaaaagagagggatTTGCAGCGGAAGTTTGAGAAGAATCTTACTCTTCTCACCCCGAAGGAAACAGACAATAGCAACAACCAGAGAGCCACTCACTCAGCCCGCCTGGACAGCatggacagcagcagcattacTGTGGACAGCGGGTTCAACTCTCCACG TACTCGTGAGAGCCTGGCATCCAACACTTCAAGTATTGTTGAAAGCAACAGACGTCAGAACCCAGCTCTGAGCCCTGCACATGGTGGCGCGGGCCCAACATTCAACTTCCGAGCCACTGCAGACCCACCCACAAGTGAAgctgagaaactgcagaaacCTGCTAACTGCCTGCAAGCTTCTGTCACTAGTGTCTGA
- the STOX2 gene encoding storkhead-box protein 2 isoform X4 yields the protein MTKFKLTAGDVSPISMSPISQSQFIPLGEILCLAISAMNSARKQVTQEALMEHLTTCFPGVPTPSPEILRHTLNMLVRERKIYPTPDGYFIVTPQTYFITPSLIRTNSKWYHLDERIPDRSQCTSPQQGTITPSTSACVRDRTLPKNHCDSCHCCREDMHSMHASTLQRKSAKDCKDSYCPPSLCQVPPTEKSKSTVNFSYKAETLTKPKDVEKQSKKFGLKLFRLSFKKDKTKQLANFSAQFPPEEWPLRDEDTPTTIPREVEMEIIRRINPDLTVENVMRHTALMKKLEEEKAQRSKAGSSAHHSGRSKKSRNHRKSHGKSRSHSKTRVSKGDPSDGSHLDIPAEREYEFFDPLTRSPREGCFIIEHKGDNFIMHSNPNMIESHFPMTPEWDVSGELAKRRTEMPFPEPSRGSSHSKVHRSHSHTQDRRSRNERSSKAKERSRSMDNSKGPLGSAALGTPEDMGEGCSPDDQTTSQTYIDDSTLRPSQSLSHQRALISSASYKETCIPEKASGSVETPSSCSLLDQSKPTENLPSYSELNSGTTKSAVDDYFQCNTSSETVLTAPSPLGKNKEDHDTLTGTDGLKKMTPTERQSQHIAREPGVHKEEPPKGPSSGSAVAGQTPEVIANGRLVQHHSAESSSLDKRKEIFSKDTLFKPLHNTLSVNSYHKSSTPLLKPHQKTPSDTLPVRCEKLEQAIVTSVTQVMPVSQRQQETTGNQEASFDYYNVSDDDDSEEGTNKNAEEEKNRDDVGTMQWLLEREKERDLQRKFEKNLTLLTPKETDNSNNQRATHSARLDSMDSSSITVDSGFNSPRTRESLASNTSSIVESNRRQNPALSPAHGGAGPTFNFRATADPPTSEAEKLQKPANCLQASVTSV from the exons ATGACCAAGTTCAAGCTGACAGCAG GTGATGTATCACCCATCAGCATGTCTCCTATCAGTCAGTCACAATTTATTCCGCTTGGGGAAATCCTTTGCCTGGCCATCTCAGCAATGAACTCAGCCCGAAAACAAGTCACACAAGAAGCACTAATGGAGCACCTAACAACCTGCTTCCCAG GAGTTCCAACACCCAGTCCAGAAATCCTTCGACATACCTTGAATATGCTTGTACGGGAGAGGAAAATATACCCAACTCCGGATGGCTATTTCATTGTAACCCCACAGACTTACTTTATAACACCATCTCTCATACGAACTAACAGTAAATGGTACCATTTGGATGAGAGGATACCTGACAGGTCTCAATGTACCTCTCCGCAGCAAGGAACTATAACTCCCTCCACCTCGGCATGCGTCAGGGACCGAACACTACCCAAAAACCACTGCGACTCCTGCCACTGTTGCAGAGAAGACATGCACAGCATGCATGCATCTACCCTACAGAGGAAATCAGCAAAAGACTGTAAAGACTCATACTGTCCTCCTTCATTATGTCAAGTCCCACCTACTGAGAAAAGTAAAAGTACTGTCAATTTTTCTTATAAAGCAGAGACACTCACAAAGCCTAAGGATGTAGAAAAGCAGTCTAAGAAATTCGGACTCAAATTATTCCGATTAAGTTTTAAGAAGGACAAGACAAAACAGTTGGCAAATTTCTCTGCCCAGTTTCCTCCAGAGGAGTGGCCGCTAAGGGACGAGGACACTCCTACCACTATACCTAGAGAGGTAGAAATGGAGATTATCAGGCGCATTAACCCAGACTTGACTGTGGAAAATGTCATGAGGCACACTGCACTAATGAAGAaacttgaagaagaaaaagctcaaCGAAGCAAAGCAGGATCTTCAGCTCACCACAGTGGACGAAGTAAAAAGAGCAGGAATCACAGAAAGTCTCATGGGAAATCGAGGTCACACAGCAAGACTCGGGTGTCCAAAGGAGACCCATCAGATGGCTCTCATTTGGATATACCTGCTGAAAGGGAATATGAGTTCTTTGATCCCTTGACTCGATCCCCACGGGAAGGCTGTTTTATAATAGAGCACAAGGGAGATAATTTTATAATGCACAGCAATCCTAACATGATTGAATCTCACTTTCCCATGACACCAGAGTGGGACGTGTCTGGCGAGCTGGCCAAAAGAAGAACTGAAATGCCTTTCCCTGAACCTTCCAGGGGAAGCTCCCACTCCAAGGTCCATCGGAGCCACAGCCATACACAGGATAGAAGATCAAGGAATGAGCGGTCCAGTAAGGCTAAAGAAAGGTCTAGATCCATGGATAACTCCAAGGGACCTCTGGGCTCAGCTGCTTTAGGCACGCCTGAAGATATGGGTGAAGGCTGTAGCCCAGATGACCAAACAACTAGCCAAACTTATATTGATGATAGTACCTTAAGGCCATCTCAGTCACTCAGTCATCAAAGGGCTCTGATTTCATCTGCAAGCTACAAAGAGACTTGCATCCCTGAAAAAGCTAGTGGCAGTGTAGAAACACCCAGTTCTTGTAGCCTATTGGATCAAAGCAAGCCTACAGAGAATTTGCCATCATATAGCGAGCTCAACTCCGGCACAACAAAATCTGCAGTCGATGACTATTTTCAGTGCAACACATCCAGCGAGACTGTGCTTACTGCTCCATCACCACTGGGAAAGAATAAAGAGGATCATGATACGCTAACAGGGACAGATGGGCTCAAAAAAATGACTCCCACAGAAAGACAATCTCAGCATATTGCTAGGGAGCCTGGGGTGCACAAAGAGGAGCCCCCAAAGGGCCCAAGCAGTGGTTCAGCAGTTGCTGGCCAAACTCCAGAGGTGATTGCAAATGGGCGGCTTGTTCAGCATCATAGTGCTGAATCAAGCAGCCTtgataaaaggaaagaaatatttagcaAGGATACACTCTTTAAACCTCTGCACAACACTCTTTCTGTGAATAGTTATCATAAGTCTAGCACACCCCTGCTAAAGCCCCATCAAAAGACCCCCTCTGACACATTGCCAGTCAGATGTGAGAAACTTGAACAAGCGATAGTAACCTCAGTCACACAAGTCATGCCCGTTTCACAGAGACAGCAAGAGACAACTGGAAACCAGGAGGCCTCCTTCGACTACTACAACGTATCTGATGATGACGACTCAGAGGAAGGAACCAACAAAAATGCcgaggaagaaaagaacagggATGATGTTGGTACGATGCAGTGGCTcctagagagagaaaaagagagggatTTGCAGCGGAAGTTTGAGAAGAATCTTACTCTTCTCACCCCGAAGGAAACAGACAATAGCAACAACCAGAGAGCCACTCACTCAGCCCGCCTGGACAGCatggacagcagcagcattacTGTGGACAGCGGGTTCAACTCTCCACG TACTCGTGAGAGCCTGGCATCCAACACTTCAAGTATTGTTGAAAGCAACAGACGTCAGAACCCAGCTCTGAGCCCTGCACATGGTGGCGCGGGCCCAACATTCAACTTCCGAGCCACTGCAGACCCACCCACAAGTGAAgctgagaaactgcagaaacCTGCTAACTGCCTGCAAGCTTCTGTCACTAGTGTCTGA
- the STOX2 gene encoding storkhead-box protein 2 isoform X5: MSPISQSQFIPLGEILCLAISAMNSARKQVTQEALMEHLTTCFPGVPTPSPEILRHTLNMLVRERKIYPTPDGYFIVTPQTYFITPSLIRTNSKWYHLDERIPDRSQCTSPQQGTITPSTSACVRDRTLPKNHCDSCHCCREDMHSMHASTLQRKSAKDCKDSYCPPSLCQVPPTEKSKSTVNFSYKAETLTKPKDVEKQSKKFGLKLFRLSFKKDKTKQLANFSAQFPPEEWPLRDEDTPTTIPREVEMEIIRRINPDLTVENVMRHTALMKKLEEEKAQRSKAGSSAHHSGRSKKSRNHRKSHGKSRSHSKTRVSKGDPSDGSHLDIPAEREYEFFDPLTRSPREGCFIIEHKGDNFIMHSNPNMIESHFPMTPEWDVSGELAKRRTEMPFPEPSRGSSHSKVHRSHSHTQDRRSRNERSSKAKERSRSMDNSKGPLGSAALGTPEDMGEGCSPDDQTTSQTYIDDSTLRPSQSLSHQRALISSASYKETCIPEKASGSVETPSSCSLLDQSKPTENLPSYSELNSGTTKSAVDDYFQCNTSSETVLTAPSPLGKNKEDHDTLTGTDGLKKMTPTERQSQHIAREPGVHKEEPPKGPSSGSAVAGQTPEVIANGRLVQHHSAESSSLDKRKEIFSKDTLFKPLHNTLSVNSYHKSSTPLLKPHQKTPSDTLPVRCEKLEQAIVTSVTQVMPVSQRQQETTGNQEASFDYYNVSDDDDSEEGTNKNAEEEKNRDDVGTMQWLLEREKERDLQRKFEKNLTLLTPKETDNSNNQRATHSARLDSMDSSSITVDSGFNSPRTRESLASNTSSIVESNRRQNPALSPAHGGAGPTFNFRATADPPTSEAEKLQKPANCLQASVTSV; the protein is encoded by the exons ATGTCTCCTATCAGTCAGTCACAATTTATTCCGCTTGGGGAAATCCTTTGCCTGGCCATCTCAGCAATGAACTCAGCCCGAAAACAAGTCACACAAGAAGCACTAATGGAGCACCTAACAACCTGCTTCCCAG GAGTTCCAACACCCAGTCCAGAAATCCTTCGACATACCTTGAATATGCTTGTACGGGAGAGGAAAATATACCCAACTCCGGATGGCTATTTCATTGTAACCCCACAGACTTACTTTATAACACCATCTCTCATACGAACTAACAGTAAATGGTACCATTTGGATGAGAGGATACCTGACAGGTCTCAATGTACCTCTCCGCAGCAAGGAACTATAACTCCCTCCACCTCGGCATGCGTCAGGGACCGAACACTACCCAAAAACCACTGCGACTCCTGCCACTGTTGCAGAGAAGACATGCACAGCATGCATGCATCTACCCTACAGAGGAAATCAGCAAAAGACTGTAAAGACTCATACTGTCCTCCTTCATTATGTCAAGTCCCACCTACTGAGAAAAGTAAAAGTACTGTCAATTTTTCTTATAAAGCAGAGACACTCACAAAGCCTAAGGATGTAGAAAAGCAGTCTAAGAAATTCGGACTCAAATTATTCCGATTAAGTTTTAAGAAGGACAAGACAAAACAGTTGGCAAATTTCTCTGCCCAGTTTCCTCCAGAGGAGTGGCCGCTAAGGGACGAGGACACTCCTACCACTATACCTAGAGAGGTAGAAATGGAGATTATCAGGCGCATTAACCCAGACTTGACTGTGGAAAATGTCATGAGGCACACTGCACTAATGAAGAaacttgaagaagaaaaagctcaaCGAAGCAAAGCAGGATCTTCAGCTCACCACAGTGGACGAAGTAAAAAGAGCAGGAATCACAGAAAGTCTCATGGGAAATCGAGGTCACACAGCAAGACTCGGGTGTCCAAAGGAGACCCATCAGATGGCTCTCATTTGGATATACCTGCTGAAAGGGAATATGAGTTCTTTGATCCCTTGACTCGATCCCCACGGGAAGGCTGTTTTATAATAGAGCACAAGGGAGATAATTTTATAATGCACAGCAATCCTAACATGATTGAATCTCACTTTCCCATGACACCAGAGTGGGACGTGTCTGGCGAGCTGGCCAAAAGAAGAACTGAAATGCCTTTCCCTGAACCTTCCAGGGGAAGCTCCCACTCCAAGGTCCATCGGAGCCACAGCCATACACAGGATAGAAGATCAAGGAATGAGCGGTCCAGTAAGGCTAAAGAAAGGTCTAGATCCATGGATAACTCCAAGGGACCTCTGGGCTCAGCTGCTTTAGGCACGCCTGAAGATATGGGTGAAGGCTGTAGCCCAGATGACCAAACAACTAGCCAAACTTATATTGATGATAGTACCTTAAGGCCATCTCAGTCACTCAGTCATCAAAGGGCTCTGATTTCATCTGCAAGCTACAAAGAGACTTGCATCCCTGAAAAAGCTAGTGGCAGTGTAGAAACACCCAGTTCTTGTAGCCTATTGGATCAAAGCAAGCCTACAGAGAATTTGCCATCATATAGCGAGCTCAACTCCGGCACAACAAAATCTGCAGTCGATGACTATTTTCAGTGCAACACATCCAGCGAGACTGTGCTTACTGCTCCATCACCACTGGGAAAGAATAAAGAGGATCATGATACGCTAACAGGGACAGATGGGCTCAAAAAAATGACTCCCACAGAAAGACAATCTCAGCATATTGCTAGGGAGCCTGGGGTGCACAAAGAGGAGCCCCCAAAGGGCCCAAGCAGTGGTTCAGCAGTTGCTGGCCAAACTCCAGAGGTGATTGCAAATGGGCGGCTTGTTCAGCATCATAGTGCTGAATCAAGCAGCCTtgataaaaggaaagaaatatttagcaAGGATACACTCTTTAAACCTCTGCACAACACTCTTTCTGTGAATAGTTATCATAAGTCTAGCACACCCCTGCTAAAGCCCCATCAAAAGACCCCCTCTGACACATTGCCAGTCAGATGTGAGAAACTTGAACAAGCGATAGTAACCTCAGTCACACAAGTCATGCCCGTTTCACAGAGACAGCAAGAGACAACTGGAAACCAGGAGGCCTCCTTCGACTACTACAACGTATCTGATGATGACGACTCAGAGGAAGGAACCAACAAAAATGCcgaggaagaaaagaacagggATGATGTTGGTACGATGCAGTGGCTcctagagagagaaaaagagagggatTTGCAGCGGAAGTTTGAGAAGAATCTTACTCTTCTCACCCCGAAGGAAACAGACAATAGCAACAACCAGAGAGCCACTCACTCAGCCCGCCTGGACAGCatggacagcagcagcattacTGTGGACAGCGGGTTCAACTCTCCACG TACTCGTGAGAGCCTGGCATCCAACACTTCAAGTATTGTTGAAAGCAACAGACGTCAGAACCCAGCTCTGAGCCCTGCACATGGTGGCGCGGGCCCAACATTCAACTTCCGAGCCACTGCAGACCCACCCACAAGTGAAgctgagaaactgcagaaacCTGCTAACTGCCTGCAAGCTTCTGTCACTAGTGTCTGA
- the STOX2 gene encoding storkhead-box protein 2 isoform X3, giving the protein MMHPIQQKHGDIPSGDVSPISMSPISQSQFIPLGEILCLAISAMNSARKQVTQEALMEHLTTCFPGVPTPSPEILRHTLNMLVRERKIYPTPDGYFIVTPQTYFITPSLIRTNSKWYHLDERIPDRSQCTSPQQGTITPSTSACVRDRTLPKNHCDSCHCCREDMHSMHASTLQRKSAKDCKDSYCPPSLCQVPPTEKSKSTVNFSYKAETLTKPKDVEKQSKKFGLKLFRLSFKKDKTKQLANFSAQFPPEEWPLRDEDTPTTIPREVEMEIIRRINPDLTVENVMRHTALMKKLEEEKAQRSKAGSSAHHSGRSKKSRNHRKSHGKSRSHSKTRVSKGDPSDGSHLDIPAEREYEFFDPLTRSPREGCFIIEHKGDNFIMHSNPNMIESHFPMTPEWDVSGELAKRRTEMPFPEPSRGSSHSKVHRSHSHTQDRRSRNERSSKAKERSRSMDNSKGPLGSAALGTPEDMGEGCSPDDQTTSQTYIDDSTLRPSQSLSHQRALISSASYKETCIPEKASGSVETPSSCSLLDQSKPTENLPSYSELNSGTTKSAVDDYFQCNTSSETVLTAPSPLGKNKEDHDTLTGTDGLKKMTPTERQSQHIAREPGVHKEEPPKGPSSGSAVAGQTPEVIANGRLVQHHSAESSSLDKRKEIFSKDTLFKPLHNTLSVNSYHKSSTPLLKPHQKTPSDTLPVRCEKLEQAIVTSVTQVMPVSQRQQETTGNQEASFDYYNVSDDDDSEEGTNKNAEEEKNRDDVGTMQWLLEREKERDLQRKFEKNLTLLTPKETDNSNNQRATHSARLDSMDSSSITVDSGFNSPRTRESLASNTSSIVESNRRQNPALSPAHGGAGPTFNFRATADPPTSEAEKLQKPANCLQASVTSV; this is encoded by the exons GTGATGTATCACCCATCAGCATGTCTCCTATCAGTCAGTCACAATTTATTCCGCTTGGGGAAATCCTTTGCCTGGCCATCTCAGCAATGAACTCAGCCCGAAAACAAGTCACACAAGAAGCACTAATGGAGCACCTAACAACCTGCTTCCCAG GAGTTCCAACACCCAGTCCAGAAATCCTTCGACATACCTTGAATATGCTTGTACGGGAGAGGAAAATATACCCAACTCCGGATGGCTATTTCATTGTAACCCCACAGACTTACTTTATAACACCATCTCTCATACGAACTAACAGTAAATGGTACCATTTGGATGAGAGGATACCTGACAGGTCTCAATGTACCTCTCCGCAGCAAGGAACTATAACTCCCTCCACCTCGGCATGCGTCAGGGACCGAACACTACCCAAAAACCACTGCGACTCCTGCCACTGTTGCAGAGAAGACATGCACAGCATGCATGCATCTACCCTACAGAGGAAATCAGCAAAAGACTGTAAAGACTCATACTGTCCTCCTTCATTATGTCAAGTCCCACCTACTGAGAAAAGTAAAAGTACTGTCAATTTTTCTTATAAAGCAGAGACACTCACAAAGCCTAAGGATGTAGAAAAGCAGTCTAAGAAATTCGGACTCAAATTATTCCGATTAAGTTTTAAGAAGGACAAGACAAAACAGTTGGCAAATTTCTCTGCCCAGTTTCCTCCAGAGGAGTGGCCGCTAAGGGACGAGGACACTCCTACCACTATACCTAGAGAGGTAGAAATGGAGATTATCAGGCGCATTAACCCAGACTTGACTGTGGAAAATGTCATGAGGCACACTGCACTAATGAAGAaacttgaagaagaaaaagctcaaCGAAGCAAAGCAGGATCTTCAGCTCACCACAGTGGACGAAGTAAAAAGAGCAGGAATCACAGAAAGTCTCATGGGAAATCGAGGTCACACAGCAAGACTCGGGTGTCCAAAGGAGACCCATCAGATGGCTCTCATTTGGATATACCTGCTGAAAGGGAATATGAGTTCTTTGATCCCTTGACTCGATCCCCACGGGAAGGCTGTTTTATAATAGAGCACAAGGGAGATAATTTTATAATGCACAGCAATCCTAACATGATTGAATCTCACTTTCCCATGACACCAGAGTGGGACGTGTCTGGCGAGCTGGCCAAAAGAAGAACTGAAATGCCTTTCCCTGAACCTTCCAGGGGAAGCTCCCACTCCAAGGTCCATCGGAGCCACAGCCATACACAGGATAGAAGATCAAGGAATGAGCGGTCCAGTAAGGCTAAAGAAAGGTCTAGATCCATGGATAACTCCAAGGGACCTCTGGGCTCAGCTGCTTTAGGCACGCCTGAAGATATGGGTGAAGGCTGTAGCCCAGATGACCAAACAACTAGCCAAACTTATATTGATGATAGTACCTTAAGGCCATCTCAGTCACTCAGTCATCAAAGGGCTCTGATTTCATCTGCAAGCTACAAAGAGACTTGCATCCCTGAAAAAGCTAGTGGCAGTGTAGAAACACCCAGTTCTTGTAGCCTATTGGATCAAAGCAAGCCTACAGAGAATTTGCCATCATATAGCGAGCTCAACTCCGGCACAACAAAATCTGCAGTCGATGACTATTTTCAGTGCAACACATCCAGCGAGACTGTGCTTACTGCTCCATCACCACTGGGAAAGAATAAAGAGGATCATGATACGCTAACAGGGACAGATGGGCTCAAAAAAATGACTCCCACAGAAAGACAATCTCAGCATATTGCTAGGGAGCCTGGGGTGCACAAAGAGGAGCCCCCAAAGGGCCCAAGCAGTGGTTCAGCAGTTGCTGGCCAAACTCCAGAGGTGATTGCAAATGGGCGGCTTGTTCAGCATCATAGTGCTGAATCAAGCAGCCTtgataaaaggaaagaaatatttagcaAGGATACACTCTTTAAACCTCTGCACAACACTCTTTCTGTGAATAGTTATCATAAGTCTAGCACACCCCTGCTAAAGCCCCATCAAAAGACCCCCTCTGACACATTGCCAGTCAGATGTGAGAAACTTGAACAAGCGATAGTAACCTCAGTCACACAAGTCATGCCCGTTTCACAGAGACAGCAAGAGACAACTGGAAACCAGGAGGCCTCCTTCGACTACTACAACGTATCTGATGATGACGACTCAGAGGAAGGAACCAACAAAAATGCcgaggaagaaaagaacagggATGATGTTGGTACGATGCAGTGGCTcctagagagagaaaaagagagggatTTGCAGCGGAAGTTTGAGAAGAATCTTACTCTTCTCACCCCGAAGGAAACAGACAATAGCAACAACCAGAGAGCCACTCACTCAGCCCGCCTGGACAGCatggacagcagcagcattacTGTGGACAGCGGGTTCAACTCTCCACG TACTCGTGAGAGCCTGGCATCCAACACTTCAAGTATTGTTGAAAGCAACAGACGTCAGAACCCAGCTCTGAGCCCTGCACATGGTGGCGCGGGCCCAACATTCAACTTCCGAGCCACTGCAGACCCACCCACAAGTGAAgctgagaaactgcagaaacCTGCTAACTGCCTGCAAGCTTCTGTCACTAGTGTCTGA